CTTGTTCGCGTCCGCGACCGCTGAGTCGATTTCGGCGATGAGATCGGCATTCTTGATCAGATCGCCGATGGGACTTCCGGCAGGCAGTCCGTTGCGCTCGACCCAACCGGGCAGGGTTTCGAGGTCGAGTGTGATCAGCGCGCCGATGAACGGTTGACCGTCACCGACCACGAGGCACTGGCTGATCAGGGCGTGCGCGCGGAGTGAATCCTCGAGACCGGCCGGAGCGACGTTCTTTCCGCCTGCGGTGACGATGATTTCCTTCTTGCGTCCGGTGATCGAGACGTAGCCTTCGTTGTCGATCGATCCGAGGTCGCCGGTGTGGAACCAGCCGTCGATGATGGACTCTTCGGTGGCCTTGTCGTTGTGCCAGTACCCGGCAAAGACCACCGGTCCCTGCACCAGGAGTTCTCCGTCGTCTGCGATGCGAGCGGCATGACCGTTGATCGGCTTGCCCACCGTGCCGACGCGTTGCGCGGCCGAGGTGTTGACCGTGATGGCGGCACTGGTCTCGGTGAGTCCGTAGCCCTCGTAGATCGGGATGCCGACGCCACGGAAGAAGTGACCCAGACGCGCTCCGAGCGCCGCGCCGCCGGATACTGCGCGTTCGCAGTCGCCGCCGAGAGCAGCACGCAGCTTCGAGTACACAAGTTTGTCGAAGACAGCGTGCTTGAGCTTGAGCGCGATTCCGGGGCCGTTCTTTTCGAGGGCTTCGCTGTACTCGATGGCTGTGGCCGCTGCCTTGTCGAAGATGCTGCCCTTGCCGCCGTCGACTGCCTTCTGGCGTGCCGAGTTGTAGACCTTCTCGAATACTCGCGGAACCGAGAGGATGAAGGTCGGCTTGAACACGGCAAACTGCTCGAGGAGTGTCGTGAGGTCCGATGTGTGGCCGACGGTCACCTTGGAGTCGAAGGCGCCGAAGGAGATTGCCCGCGCGAAGACGTGAGCAAGTGGCAGGAACATCAAAGTCTTCTTGCCTGGAACCATGGATTCCGGCATGGCCAAGCGGCACGCTGCGGACTCCGCGTAGAAGTTGGAGTGCGTCAACTGGACGCCCTTGGGGCGACCGGTGGTGCCGGAGGTGTAGATCAATGTCGCGGGCGATGCTGCTGTGACCTGGTGGCGACGGGTGTCGAGTTCTTCGTCGGTGATTGCGGCGCCGCGACTCGTCAGGTCTTCGAGAGCGCCCGATTCGATGACGAGGACCTCACGAAGCGCCGGGGCGGCCTCGGTGACTTCCTTGATCTTCGACGCGTGATCGGCAGTCTCGACGAGAAGCAACGACGTCGCGGAATCTTCGAGGATCCACTGCGCCTGATCCGGGGACGAGGTTTCGTAAATCGCGACGGTGCAGCCGCCGGCAGTCCAGATCGCGTAGTCCGTGACAACCCACTCGTAACGAGTTGCCGAGAGGATAGCGACGCGGTCGCCGAGCCCGACTCCGGAGGCAATCAGGCCCTTGGCTACGGCCGAGACCTGCTTGGCGAATTCGGCTGCCGTGACGTCGACCCAGGCGCCGTTGACGAGGCGCTGGAACGGTACGAATGTGGGGTCTTCGCTGGCGTGCCGGAACACGGAATCCGCCATAGATGCGTTCTCCGGAATTGTGAATGTCTGTGGAACTGAAAACTCACGCACTTTGACCCCTCCAGTGACAACCGATAACTACGATGTGCATTGCATCACATTAGTCGTTATTTTGCACTGTCGTTACTATTCGGTAGATCCAATTGAGTCCCGACCTGGGAATTGGTGTTACCGAACGTAGCGGGTTACTTATGCTGCGCTCTGCAAAGACCGCCCGTGGATCGACAGCCAGCGCCTGATTGCGTAGTCCAGTCTGTCTGAATCCACGCCGAGTTGCTCGGCGGTTGCTGCCAGGATCTCGGCCGCGTCCGTCGGGGGCTGCGTCGTGCCGAGTGTCGTGCTGATGAACGTGTCGGCGGCGGTGCCCAGATCGGTATGGGGGATACCCGCCAGCATCAGCAGATGCGCCCACGTGACTTCGGCGTCGTCGCCGCACGCTTCTGTCCAGGCTTCCCGGACGGCGTCGAGCGCATGATCGGAATCGGCCGCGGCGAGCAGATCTTCGACGGAGTTGATGTGTAGGCGATGCAGGCGTTCGGCGACCTGCTGGATGTGCTGCGCCTCGATCGGAACGCCGGTTGCGGTGTAGCGGCGCTTGTACGAGCCGATCTTGCCTGCCCATTGGTCGGAACTGCCTGCTTCCTCGAAGGTGCGGAGGAGTTCACGTGCGCCGTCGGTCACGGGCGAGGTTTCCCGTGCTTGGCGGTAGGCGAGGTATCTGTCGACGACGGCAACTTCACTGTGCCCACAACTGGACTGCACGGATTCGATGATGCACAGGGCCAGGCTCGCGCGATAGGCGTCCGAAGCCACCCAGGCGGAAGGGTCACCCAGTCGGTCGCGGCAAGCTGCTGCGACTACGTCGACGGTATCGGTCGAGATGCTCACGATGTCCTCCAGAAAAACTTCAGCACTTGTGTCGTTTCTGCTCCACCCGGGCTATCGGCACCGGGGCGCAAAATGTTGCACACATCACAAAGTTTTTCTGAAATGTCGAAAAGCTCAGCTTTTGAGCAGGTCAACGACCTCGGCGTCGGTCAGTTGATGGAAGTCGTCGAAGGCGGCGCCGACCCCGCCGAGTATCGCCGGAACGAAGGGACATACGACGCGGTCGGCGGAATCGGCAAGTAGGCGGATCGATTCGGGTGACGCGACGGGGACGGCAACGACCACTCCCGTTGCACCCTGCGCGCGGGCACATACCGACGCAACAGCGGCACTCGCTCCCGTCGCCATCCCGTCGTCGACGATGACGGCCGTTCGCCCGCTGAGCGGCACTGCCGGGCGCCCGGCACGGAGGAGGTGTGCGCGACGCTCGAGTTCTGCTCGCTCGGACTCTTCCACCCGGGCCAGCGCCTGTGGTGATACGCGCTCGGCGGCAATCACGTCGTGGTTGAGCACCCGGGTGTCACCTTCGCCGATGGCGCCGAGAGCCAGTTCGGGATTTCGGGGGGAACCGAGTTTGCGCACCACGAGGATGTCGAGCGGTGCATCCAGTGCCGACGCGACCTCGACCGCGACGGGGACGCCGCCGCGCGGCAGTCCGAGAACGACGGGGTCGTGGAGTCGCGCAGAGTCCAGTGACCGGGCAAACATCGCGGCAAGGGCCCGGCCTGCGGCAAATCGGTCTCGGTACTGTGCCATAGCTGTCCTGATTGAGGTTCGACCTCGATGCTTCTGACGCTACTCGGTTCTCCCGTCACCGTTCGGTAACTGTGAACCGCCGCAACGAAAGTGCGGGATTCTTTTCGCGGACCTCGTCGATTCGGCTTCTACTGACCTGTGCGGTCGCCACGCCGACCTGCTCGCCGAGAGAGCACAGCACGACACCCATGGGGTCGACGATCATGCTGGCGCCGGCGCCGCCGCGCGCGCTTTGATCTGCCGCGGCGATGTACATGGTGTTCTCGATCGCACGGGCGCGGATCAGCGTCGTCCAGTGGTCTTCCTTCAAAGGGCCTGGTACCCACTGCGCCGGCAGGAGCAGTACGTCTGCACCGGCGTCGACGATCCTTCGGGTGACTTCGGGGAATCGGAGGTCGTAGCAGGTCTGGAGGCCGAAGGTGAAGCCGTCGCACCGGAAGGTCTGGGGTTCTTCGATCTCGCCGGGTGCGATCACTGCGGATTCGAGATATCCGAACGCGTCGTAGAGATGAAGTTTGCGATAGGTGGCAACCAGTTCACCGCGCGGGTCCATTACCACCAGCGTATTGGAGATTCTGCTCACGTTGGGCAGGCGCTCGTTCATGCCGGCGACGACGAAGATCCCGAACTCCGCGGCAATGGCGGCCAGCCCGATTCCGAAGTCGCCGCCGAGGTCTTCGGCCGACTCGATCAGACGCTCGTCGCTGCGCGGCGGAGTGAACATCGAGTATTCAGGGGCGACCAGCACTTTTGCACCCTGACCTGCGGCGTCGGCCGCCAGGGTGCGCAGCGACTTCAGGTTCGCCTCCTTGTTCATGTCAGGGGCGAACTGTGCAACGGCAACGACGGTCCGAGTGGGGCTGTTGGCGGTGTCTTCAGTCATGCTTCTTACGCTAGGCGAAACGCCCGGTGAACGCGGATACGTCGGAATAGTTCAGCAGGTCGGTTCTCGTGTCTATACTCCTTCGGCTAAACTGCTGGTCAAATGAGTGATATTGAGCGTGACCCCGAACCCCCAACATTTGCCGACCTCGACATCGATGATCGGGTACTGAAGGCACTGTCTGACGTGGGCTACGAGTCGCCCTCGCCGATCCAGGCTGCCACCATTCCGCCGCTGCTCGAAGGCAAGGACGTCGTCGGACTTGCCCAGACCGGTACCGGTAAGACGGCCGCCTTCGCGGTTCCCGTCCTGTCGCGGATCGACACGTCGATCAAGCAGACGCAGGCGCTGGTGCTGGCTCCCACACGTGAGCTCGCGCTGCAGGTTGCCGAGGCATTCGGCAAGTACTCCGCGCACATCCCCGGCCTCAACGTCTTGCCGATTTACGGCGGCCAGAGCTACGGCGTCCAGCTGTCCGGCCTGCGCCGCGGTGCGCACGTTGTCGTCGGAACGCCCGGTCGTGTCATCGACCACCTCGAAAAGGGCACTCTCGACCTGACCAATCTCAAGTACCTCGTTCTCGACGAGGCCGACGAGATGCTGAAGATGGGTTTCCAGGAGGACGTCGAGCGCATCCTCCGCGACACGCCCAGCGAGAAGCAGGTCGCCCTGTTCTCCGCGACGATGCCCGGTTCCATCCGTCGCATCTCCAAGCAGTACCTGAACGATCCGGTCGAGATCACGGTCAAGTCCAAGACCTCGACGGCGTCGAACATCACGCAGCGGTACATCCAGGTCGCGCACCAGCGCAAGCTCGACGCGTTGACCCGTGTCCTCGAGGTCGAGGACTTCGAGGCGATGATCATCTTCGTCCGCACCAAGCAGGCCACCGAAGAGCTGGCGGAGAAGTTGCGCGCTCGCGGGCATTCCGCTGCCGCCATCAACGGTGACATCGTGCAGACGCAGCGTGAGCGGACCATCGGTCAGCTCAAGAACGGTGCGCTCGACATCCTCGTGGCCACCGACGTCGCTGCCCGTGGTCTGGACGTCGACCGCATCTCGCACGTCGTGAACTACGACATCCCGCACGACACCGAGTCCTACGTCCACCGCATCGGCCGTACGGGTCGCGCCGGACGACAAGGTGACGCGCTGCTGTTCGTCGCTCCGCGTGAGCGTCATCTGCTCAAGTCCATCGAGAAGGCAACCCGCCAGCCGCTGGCAGAGATGCAGCTGCCCAGCGTCGACGACGTCAATGCGCAGCGTGTTGCCAAGTTCGGTGACTCCATCACCGAAAGCCTGGCATCCGAGAACCTGGCACTGTTCCGCAAGATGATCGAGGACTACGACCAGGAACACGACGTTCCGCTCATCGACATCGCTGCCGCCTTGGCAGTGCAGTCGCGTGACGGTGACGCCTTCCTGCTCGCTCCCGAGCCGCCGGCACCGCCGCGTCGTGAGCGCGAGCCGCGCGAACCGCGTCCGCCGCGCCGGTTCGACGACGGTCCGGCTCCGCGTTCGCGTGGACCCGAGGGCCAGGAGTTGGCGGCGTACCGCATCGCGGTCGGTAAGCGTCATCGCGTTGTGCCGGGTGCCATCGTCGGTGCCATCGCCAACGAGGGTGGATTGCGTCGAAGCGACTTCGGGCACATCAGCATTCGTCCCGATCACTCCATCGTGGAGCTGCCGGCCGATCTGTCCAACGAGACCCTCGAGGCTCTGCGACGGACACGTATTTCCGGCGTCCTGATTCAGCTGCAGCCCGATTTCGGCCCGCCGCAGGGACGCCCGAGCGGACGCGGCGGTCGTGATGACCGTGGTGGACGTGACGATCGTGGTGGACGCGACAGCCGTGGTGGCGGACGCGATCGCTACGACAGCTGATCTTCTTCTCGGAAACTGACAGGCGCTGCTCCCCGATTCGGGGAGCAGCGCCTGTTTTGTATCAGAGGGTGCTGGGCTTCAGAGGGTGCTGGGCTCGAGATCGTGGGGATCTTTACTGCCGGTGTTGAACTGGGTGCGGTACAGCTCCGCGTACCGGCCGCTGTGCGCAAGCAATTCGGTGTGGGTTCCGCGTTCGATGATGCGGCCGCCTTCGACAACCAGGATGAGATCGGCTGCGCGAATGGTCGACAGGCGGTGTGCGATCACGACTGCCGTCCGGCCGGCAAGGGCCTCGCCGAGTGCTTCCTGAACAGCAGCTTCGGATGTCGAATCCAGATGGGCGGTGGCTTCGTCGAGGATGACAACGCGAGGTTGGGCGAGCAGCAACCGGGCGATGGTCAGGCGTTGACGCTCGCCGCCGGACAGTCGGTAGCCGCGCTCGCCGACAACCGTGTCGAGTCCCTCCGGCAGTGAGGCGACCAGAGCGGTGAGGCGGGCGCGCTCGAGGACTTCGCGGAGTTCGGTTTCGGATGCATCCGGCCGTGCGAGCAGCAGGTTGGATCGCAAACTCTCGTGGAACAGGTGCCCGTCCTGGGTGACCATGCCGACGGTTTCGCGGATGGAGTCGGCGCTGAGGTCGCGGACGTCGACGCCGGCGAGTTCGACAGAGCCCGAATCCACGTCGTAGAGGCGCGGAATCATCTGAGCGATGGTGGATTTACCGGCGCCGGACGTTCCGACGAGCGCAACCATCTGGCCGGCTTCGGTACGGAAGGACAGATCATGGAGCACGTTCTCGCCGCCGCGGCTGTCGAGGATCGCCACTTCCTCGAGGGACGCGAGGGACACTTTGTCCGCCGACGGATAGGCGAACTTCACGTTCTTGAACTCGACGGATACCGGTCCGTCCGGTACCGACACGGCGTTGGGCTTCTCGGTGATGAGCGGCGCGAGATCGAGTATTTCGAAGACCCGCTCAAAACTGACGAGGGCGCTCATGACGTCCATTCTGGCGCTCGCGAGAGCCGTCAGCGGCGAGTACAGCCGAGTCAGCAGCAATGCCATCGAGACAACGGCACCGGCGTCCAACTGCCCGCGCAAGGCGTAGTAGCCGCCGAGGCCGTAGACGAGGGCCAGGGCCAAGGCCGAGACAAGCGTCAGGGCGGTGACAAAAACGGATTGAAGCATGGCCGTCCGGACGCCGATGTTGCGTACGCGTCGGGCGCGCACCGCGAACTCGACAGACTCTTGTGATGGCCGTCCGAACAGCTTGACCAGCGTTGCGCCCGGCGCCGAGAAACGTTCGGTCATCTGGGTGCTCATCACCGAATTATGGTTGGCGGCTTCACGATTGAGCGCCGCCAGCTTGGCGCCCATGCGCCTGGCCGGGATCACGAAGATCGGCAGAAGAAGTAGCGCGAGGACAGTGATCTGCCAGGAGATTCCGAGCATGACGATCAGCGTGATGATCAGGGTGACCAGATTGCTGACCACACCGGAGAGGGTGTCACTGAACGCGCGCTGGGCGCCGATGACATCGTTGTTGAGGCGGCTGACCAAAGCACCAGTGCGCGTCCGAGTGAAGAACGCGATAGGCATTTTCTGGACGTGGTCGAACACCGTGGTCCGCAGCAACAGGATCAGATCTTCGCCGATGCTCGCGGAGAGCCAGCGCGTCAACAGTCCGAGCGCAGCCTCCAGAATTGCCACAACCGCGATCAGCACCGCCAGGATCACGACAACCTTGACGGCGTCGCCGCCGACTATCGCGTTGACCACCCGGCCTGCCAAAACCGGTGTTGCGACGGCGAGCGCCGCCGTCACCACGCTCAGCAGGAGGTACCAGCTGAGGTTGCGTTTCTGCGGTATCGCGAACGTCGCGATTCTCTTGAGCGTCGCCTTCGAAAAAGGCCGCTTGTCGTCTTGCGCGTGCATCGCGTTGTACATCGCGTTCCACGCGGTGACTTCCATACTCATGTGTCAGGCCCTTCGGTCGCCGGCCACGAAGAGTACGCGGCCGGTACGACACGAAGGTAAAACCTCGAGTGTGCTTGAGGTCAAGCCCGCTACTTGGCTACGTCTACCACCACACGAGTCGGGTCCGACAGCAGCGTCACCGAGAAGGGCTGCTTTTCCGTTACACCGATGAATGACTGTGTGACGCCTTCGAAGACCGAGGACCCGTTGACTTCGGTGACAACTCCACCGGCAATTCCGGGGACGGGGTTGGGGCCGGAGTACTGTTCTACGCCGCTGTCGAACGGGTAGCCCGATCCGTCGATCAGCACCTGGATGATCGCGCCGCCGGCGACGTCCATGGGCTTGCCGCTACCTTCTTGAACAGCCGCGTCGACGTACTTGACGCGCCAGCCGGGGGTACCGGTTCCACCCATTTCATACACGACGCGGTCGAAGTTCTCGTGCGAGCCGATCCGGACGTCGGTGACGGTCAACTTCGATTCGGCGACTGCTGCGGCGGTTTTGTCCGAGCTGTCGGTTGGCGCCGGTTCAGCGGCGGCGCTCGTGGTCGCGGAGACCGAGGTGGTGACTGCTGTCGGTGTGGTTTCTGCGGTCTGTGAGCACGCGGTCAGGCTCGCCCCCACGATGATGGCAGCGATGGCGGCAACTGATTTCGTCCGGTTCGTTGTCATGCTTCGATCGTAGGTCTCTCAGTTCACGGCCTTGCGACGGCGTGCGCGGAGTTACCTAACCGATATCGCCGTCGACGTAGAGCCAGTGCCCGTCGATTCGGGCAAATCTGCTGCGCTCGTGGAGGTTTCCGCGTTCGCTTCCGTAAACGTAGTGCGCGCGGAATTCGACTGTGCCGTCGGAATCGAACAGACTGCCGCGCTCGGTAGCGAGAATCTCGAGCCGTGTCCATCGCTGCTGTGGGTCCAGCTCGAGTACGGCGGGCCGGTGGTCGGGATGCCAGGTCTGCTGCAGATAGTCAGCGTTCATGAGCGCAAACGCCGTGTATCTCGAGCGCATGAGGGTTTCAGCGGTCGGTGCGGTTGCTACGGCGTCGAGATACTTTCCGCAGCATTCGTCGACGGTGTTGCCGGTGCCGCACGGGCAGAGTTGGGCGGTAATGGGGCGGCGTGAGGTCACCACCCCATTACAACACGCGAGCTCAGACCAGCTTGCTGTCGTGGTTCTCCCAGTACGGCTTCCGGAGATCTCGTTTGAGGATCTTGCCCGTCGGATTTCTCGGGAGAATCTCGACAACGTCGATGCTTGTCGGGCACTTGAACTTTGCGAGGCGCCCCTGGGTGTATGTGATCAGTTCGAGTTCGGTGATCTGGGCGTCGGCGGTGAGAACTACGACGGCTTTGACGGTTTCACCCCAACGGTTGTCCGGTACACCGATGACCGCGACTTCGGCAACGGCCGGATGTTCGACGAGAACCCGTTCGATTTCGGGTGAGTAGACGTTTTCCCCGCCCGTGATGATCATGTCCTTGAGGCGGTCTTCGATGAAGACAAAGCCTTCGGAATCCGCGCGGCCCATGTCGCCGCTGCGAAGCCATCCGTCCGGTGTGATTGTTTCCGCGGTTGCGTCGGGTTTGTTGAGATATCCCGGAGTGCATTGCTCCGATCGCCACCAGAGTTCTCCGATGTTCCCCACCGTGACGTCGTCGAGAGTGACGGGGTCGACAATGCGCATCTCGACTCCCGGAATGGCGGTGCCCGCCGACGCCATCCGTGCGACTTGCGATTCGTCGCGGTGGACGTCGGGCATGAGTGCTGTGACAACGCCGGCCATTTCGGTCATTCCGTAGACCTGTACGAACTCGGTATTCGGCCAGGCCGCCAGTGCTCCTCGCAGCAAGGGGAGGGGCATGGGGGCTGCGCCGTAGGTGATGCGTTTGAAGGCACGGAAGGCTGCGACGGCCTGATCACCTGCCGCCAGCACACCGGCGATGACGGGTGGCACCAGGAAGGCGATATTGGCGCCGGCGGCAAGCCCGGCGAAGATCGACGGTCCGTCAGCTTCGCGGGTGAAGTAACAGCGTCCGCCGGCGTGAATTGCCATGATGGCGTAGCAGGTTCCGCCGACGTGAAACATCGGCATGGCGACCAGGAACATGTCGTCGTCGCGTTTGGGTAGGAGTTCGAGGACATTGTTGCTGTGCGCGAACAGGTTTCGGTGAGTGAGCTGAACTCCCTTGGGGCGTCCGGTCGTTCCGGAGCTGTAGAGGATCAGGGCCGTGCTGTCGAGCGTGACAATCGGACGAAATGCCAACGGCGCGGCTTCGTCGAGCCACGGTTCGAATTCGTCGTTCTCGCTACCGACGGCGATGATCAGTTCGACGGCAGTGAGGCGATCGCGCAAGGCAACGACCTGGGGGAGGAGCTCGTTACCGACAAAAAGGATGCGTGCCCCGCAGTCGGCAAGAATGTAGTCGAGTTCCTCGCCGGCCAGCCGCCAGTTCGGAATGGCATTTGCAGCTCCGAGTAGTGAAGCGGCATAGGTGATTTCGAGACAGGAGAGATGGTTCTTGTCGAGGAAGGCGACGGTGTCTCCCGGGCCGATTCCGGATTCGGCGAGTGCGCCCGCGATGCGCAGGATGCGGTTGTGCCACTGCGCCCATGTGTAGGTGGTTTCCTGGAACGTCACGGCCGGTTCTTCGGGTTTTACGCTCGCCCAGTGTTCGAGTTGATCGAAGATGATTGCAGTGGCGGCGTCGGACATCGGACCACCTTTCTCGAGTGATGTGTGTCACAAGGCTAGTGGGCGGCCGTCGTCAGCATGTGTGTTTTCCGTTGACAACTCAGGGAAGCATCGACGGAAATCAGGGTGGTCCCTGATGGCGGTGGCGCGGAGTAGACGACAGGATGGAGCAATGCCCGTTGGCGCCCGCGCGCTGTGGGGTGCTCGAACCACCGAAGTAGAACCACCAAAGAAGTCCCACCGAAGTGAAGACGAAAGGCGATCATGAGTTCGCACGCCCAAGATGTGGCGGCCCGCGCTGTCGGCCTGTCCAAGACGTACGGCACCGGGGATACCCAGGTGCACGCACTCAGCGCTGTATCCGCAGATTTTGCTCGGGGTGAGTTCACGGCGATCATGGGGCCGTCGGGTTCGGGGAAGTCGACGTTGATGCATTGCCTGGCCGGTCTGGATTCGGCGAGTTCCGGTTCGGTTCTTATCGGGGACACCGAATTGACCGGGCTGTCGGACAAGCAGATGACGGCGCTCCGACGCGATCGCATCGGGTTCGTTTTCCAGGCGTTCAATCTGGTGCCGACGCTGACGGCGCTCGAGAACATCACGTTGCCGCTCGATATCGCGGGGCGCAAGGCCGATCCGGCGTGGTTGGACAATGTGCTGACGAAGCTCGGATTGAAGGACCGCCTGGACCACCGGCCGGGTGAGCTGTCGGGTGGGCAGCAACAACGTGTTGCGTGTGCGCGGGCTCTGGCGGGTCAGCCCGAGATCATTTTCGGCGACGAGCCCACCGGCAATCTCGATTCGCGCTCGTCCGGCGAGGTCCTGTCGATTCTGCGGTCCGCGGTGGACGAGTTCGGTCAGACCGTGGTGATCGTGACGCACGATCCGCGCGCTGCTGCGTATGCGGATCGCGTCGTATTTCTGGCGGACGGCAAGATCGTCGACGAACTGCGTGAGCCGACGGCCGATTCCGTTCTCGATCGGATGAAGCGTCTGGATGCTCCGCAGGTTCCGGTCAACGTAGAAGCCGGAGCTTGACGATATGGCTTCGGTAACCAATTCGCCGATGCGCAAGGTGTCCTTGCGTAACTTGGCGGCGCACAAGGTGCGGTTGGCGCTCACCGTGTTGTCGGTGGTGCTCGGTACGGCGTTTGTCGCCGGATCGTTTGTGTTCACGGATACGTTGCAGAAGACGTTCGACTCGATTTTCGAGAACACTGCTCAGGGCGTCGACGTCCGGGTGTCGATGCCGGATCGCAACACCAGTGGCGTTCCGATCGAGGATGTCGACAAGTTGGCTGCGATCGACGGCGTCCGCGCCGTGGCTCCGGCCGTGAGTGGACAGATCGTTCTGATCAATGCCGACGGCGGTGCTGTTCAGACTGGCGGTGCGCCGAGCATCGGTGGGTCGTACCTGCCGGAAGACAAGGCGATCACACCGCCCGATCCGTATTCGGCAGGTGGGCCGCCTACTGCCGACGGAGATATTGCGTTGAACGTGAGTGCGGCGGAGCGCGCGGGTTTGTCGGTCGGTGACCAGGCGCGGGTTCTGGTTCCGGCGCGGGGAATCGTCGATGTGACGTTGTCCGGTATCTACACCAGTTCCGGTAGTGACACCGGTGGTTTCATCGGCGCGTTGTTCACCGACGATCAGGCACGCAGCCTGTTCACGGACGGCAAGCATGTCGACTACATCGACGTTGCCGGCACCGGACTGTCACAGACCGACATGCAGCAACGGGTGGAGCAGGTCTTCCCGGATTTGAAGGTGCAGACCGGAGACGAGGTCCGTGAGGAGACCAAGGCCGAGGTCGACACCGCACTGAGTTTCATCAACTACTTCCTGCTGGCGTTCGGCGCTATTGCTCTGCTGGTCGGCACGTTCATCATCTACAACACCTTCTCGATGATCGTGGCGCAGCGCTTGCGTGAACTTGCGTTGCTCCGGGCGGTGGGGGCGAGCCGGGCTCAGGTCGGCCGATCCGTCGTCACCGAAGCGTTGATCGTCGGATTGATCGGCAGTGTCATCGGATTGCTGGCCGGTATCGGACTGGCGTACGGTCTGCGCGGGTTGCTCAATGCCTTCGACGTGGGACTGCCGGAGGGGCCGTTGCAGGTCAGCCCGCGGACGGTTCTTGTCGCGTTGGTTGTCGGCGTTGTCGTGACGACGCTCAGTGCTTATGCGCCGGCGCGCCGGGCGTCCAAGGTTCCGCCGGTCGCGGCGATGCGCGAGGAGTTCGCCTCCACCGGTGACTCGCTGCGTGTCCGGACGCTTGTCGGCGCCATCCTCGGTGTTCTCGGTGTTGTCTTGGTGGTCGCCGGTTCGCGGGGAACGGGTGAGGGTGCCGCTCTGACTGTCGGCGGCGGAGCGTTTGCGTTGATCATCGCGGTTCTGCTGGGCTCTCCCGCTCTGTCGCAGCCCATCGTGGGCGCACTCGGTGTTGTGTTCGCCAAACCGTTCGGTGCGGTGGGTCGTCTGGCTCGCACCAATGCGGTCCGCAATCCGCGTCGTACCGCGGCTACGGCTTTTGCCCTGACATTGGGCCTGATGTTGGTGACGGTCATCGGTGTGTTCGGTTCCTCGGCA
The nucleotide sequence above comes from Rhodococcus sp. KBS0724. Encoded proteins:
- a CDS encoding ABC transporter permease — encoded protein: MASVTNSPMRKVSLRNLAAHKVRLALTVLSVVLGTAFVAGSFVFTDTLQKTFDSIFENTAQGVDVRVSMPDRNTSGVPIEDVDKLAAIDGVRAVAPAVSGQIVLINADGGAVQTGGAPSIGGSYLPEDKAITPPDPYSAGGPPTADGDIALNVSAAERAGLSVGDQARVLVPARGIVDVTLSGIYTSSGSDTGGFIGALFTDDQARSLFTDGKHVDYIDVAGTGLSQTDMQQRVEQVFPDLKVQTGDEVREETKAEVDTALSFINYFLLAFGAIALLVGTFIIYNTFSMIVAQRLRELALLRAVGASRAQVGRSVVTEALIVGLIGSVIGLLAGIGLAYGLRGLLNAFDVGLPEGPLQVSPRTVLVALVVGVVVTTLSAYAPARRASKVPPVAAMREEFASTGDSLRVRTLVGAILGVLGVVLVVAGSRGTGEGAALTVGGGAFALIIAVLLGSPALSQPIVGALGVVFAKPFGAVGRLARTNAVRNPRRTAATAFALTLGLMLVTVIGVFGSSAKASINALVDVGVTADYILSGPNSIGVPRGAADAVRALPDVQSATSLHGVRATVNGQDEQGASLDGPIDGVLDYNIVEGTADLSGNNMMVSQTTSTDNGWTVGSTQTLTGADGTQYPVVVAGVFEDNQLIGSWIVSDEAYQALMPATSLPDFAVLVKAKPGTDLSALRGELEKATEKYVVVQVQDREEFKGTQGQQINTLLAILYGLLALAVVIAILGIINTLALSVVERRREIGMLRAVGMQRAQMRRTIYLESVLIAVYGAAVGVVLGIGFGWGFVSTLRDQGLGEITIPWGQVALMLVGSGIVGVLAALWPANRAAKTKPLEAIADL
- a CDS encoding long-chain-fatty-acid--CoA ligase, giving the protein MSDAATAIIFDQLEHWASVKPEEPAVTFQETTYTWAQWHNRILRIAGALAESGIGPGDTVAFLDKNHLSCLEITYAASLLGAANAIPNWRLAGEELDYILADCGARILFVGNELLPQVVALRDRLTAVELIIAVGSENDEFEPWLDEAAPLAFRPIVTLDSTALILYSSGTTGRPKGVQLTHRNLFAHSNNVLELLPKRDDDMFLVAMPMFHVGGTCYAIMAIHAGGRCYFTREADGPSIFAGLAAGANIAFLVPPVIAGVLAAGDQAVAAFRAFKRITYGAAPMPLPLLRGALAAWPNTEFVQVYGMTEMAGVVTALMPDVHRDESQVARMASAGTAIPGVEMRIVDPVTLDDVTVGNIGELWWRSEQCTPGYLNKPDATAETITPDGWLRSGDMGRADSEGFVFIEDRLKDMIITGGENVYSPEIERVLVEHPAVAEVAVIGVPDNRWGETVKAVVVLTADAQITELELITYTQGRLAKFKCPTSIDVVEILPRNPTGKILKRDLRKPYWENHDSKLV
- a CDS encoding YchJ family protein, with amino-acid sequence MTSRRPITAQLCPCGTGNTVDECCGKYLDAVATAPTAETLMRSRYTAFALMNADYLQQTWHPDHRPAVLELDPQQRWTRLEILATERGSLFDSDGTVEFRAHYVYGSERGNLHERSRFARIDGHWLYVDGDIG
- a CDS encoding ABC transporter ATP-binding protein → MSSHAQDVAARAVGLSKTYGTGDTQVHALSAVSADFARGEFTAIMGPSGSGKSTLMHCLAGLDSASSGSVLIGDTELTGLSDKQMTALRRDRIGFVFQAFNLVPTLTALENITLPLDIAGRKADPAWLDNVLTKLGLKDRLDHRPGELSGGQQQRVACARALAGQPEIIFGDEPTGNLDSRSSGEVLSILRSAVDEFGQTVVIVTHDPRAAAYADRVVFLADGKIVDELREPTADSVLDRMKRLDAPQVPVNVEAGA